In a single window of the Limnochorda sp. L945t genome:
- a CDS encoding DUF4097 family beta strand repeat-containing protein has translation MADDVAEERRMILKMLEEGKITPDQAVELLKALQGPAAEGAPEPGSERTVDLGRWAEQFGSRVSELADEFAQRVQRVVASADVGEKVGDVADRMADVGRTVADRIAQAFGQFGTLALPAHAFTDEMAGEFAEGAVPQVHLATPNGTVRVHTDPQAGRTWRLTVRKRVRARTPEEARSQGQHLVSVTQGPTGLTARAESWSIGSADLELVLPPVTVRLEVETSNGSVAVRGVRGTTVDVRSSNGRIDLSQVEAQRVVARTSNGSLVLEGVQADVLEARSSNGAVTGSVGGAEMEVSTSNGSVTLRPLWRPEGAAHQRLDVQASNGGVRVILPAAVREAAERKELGLSLRASTNWGSTQVEVPGTVLITQTARMGRQQVEHQSPHLAESARTLHVDVRTITGSASITSE, from the coding sequence ATGGCTGACGACGTCGCCGAAGAACGGCGCATGATCCTCAAGATGCTCGAGGAGGGCAAGATCACGCCCGACCAGGCCGTCGAACTGCTGAAGGCACTGCAGGGGCCGGCCGCCGAGGGCGCCCCCGAGCCCGGCTCCGAACGCACCGTCGACCTCGGCCGCTGGGCCGAGCAGTTCGGCTCGCGGGTCTCGGAGCTTGCCGACGAGTTCGCTCAGCGGGTCCAGCGGGTCGTCGCCTCCGCCGACGTCGGCGAGAAGGTGGGCGACGTGGCCGACCGGATGGCCGACGTGGGCCGCACGGTGGCCGACCGCATCGCCCAGGCGTTCGGCCAGTTCGGGACCCTGGCGCTGCCGGCCCACGCCTTCACCGACGAGATGGCCGGCGAGTTCGCCGAGGGCGCGGTGCCCCAGGTGCACCTGGCGACTCCCAACGGCACGGTGCGGGTCCACACCGACCCCCAGGCCGGCCGCACCTGGCGCCTCACGGTGCGAAAGCGCGTCCGCGCCCGCACGCCCGAGGAAGCCCGCTCCCAGGGCCAGCACCTCGTCTCCGTGACCCAGGGCCCCACCGGCCTCACGGCCCGCGCCGAGAGCTGGAGCATCGGCAGCGCCGACCTCGAACTCGTCCTGCCTCCCGTGACGGTGCGCCTCGAGGTGGAGACGTCCAACGGGTCGGTCGCGGTGCGGGGGGTGCGCGGCACGACGGTCGACGTGCGCAGCAGCAACGGTCGCATCGACCTCTCCCAGGTCGAGGCGCAGCGGGTCGTGGCCCGCACTTCCAACGGCTCCCTGGTGCTGGAGGGGGTGCAGGCCGACGTGCTCGAGGCCCGCTCGTCCAACGGCGCCGTGACGGGCAGCGTGGGCGGCGCCGAGATGGAAGTGTCGACGTCCAACGGTTCCGTGACGCTGCGGCCGCTGTGGCGGCCCGAGGGCGCCGCCCACCAGCGCCTCGACGTCCAGGCGTCCAACGGTGGCGTGCGGGTCATCCTGCCGGCGGCCGTGCGCGAGGCGGCCGAGCGCAAGGAGCTCGGGCTGTCGCTGCGGGCGTCGACCAACTGGGGCTCCACGCAGGTCGAGGTGCCCGGCACGGTGCTCATCACCCAGACGGCCCGCATGGGCCGCCAGCAGGTCGAACACCAGAGCCCGCACCTCGCCGAGTCGGCCCGTACGCTGCACGTCGACGTGCGCACCATCACCGGCAGCGCCAGCATCACGAGCGAGTGA
- a CDS encoding SHOCT-like domain-containing protein yields MWPDAPSDEREEPGGVAGARERRGAGEEGEKKPLPQASPRPEEASPGAGKAAPSGGTGEGEPSDDRLRILRMVEAGRLRPEEALRLLEALAPAPGAPGGIGTPGGTRAQGGAGPRGGEMRGRTLQIRVFEEGEDRMRLNIPIALAHSALRLVPRSAARHLEGIDLKELLAQIEWGAYGKILEVRDEDDTGVEIVVE; encoded by the coding sequence ATGTGGCCCGATGCACCCAGCGACGAACGAGAGGAGCCGGGCGGCGTAGCCGGCGCCCGCGAGCGGCGGGGGGCAGGGGAGGAAGGCGAGAAGAAGCCCCTGCCGCAGGCCTCGCCGCGCCCGGAAGAAGCCTCGCCGGGCGCCGGGAAAGCCGCGCCGTCCGGCGGCACGGGTGAGGGCGAGCCGTCCGACGACCGCCTGCGCATTCTCCGGATGGTGGAGGCGGGGCGCCTGCGCCCGGAGGAGGCGCTCCGGCTGCTCGAGGCGCTCGCGCCGGCTCCGGGCGCACCGGGCGGGATAGGTACGCCCGGCGGTACCCGCGCACAGGGCGGCGCCGGCCCGCGGGGCGGCGAGATGCGAGGCAGGACGCTGCAGATCCGGGTCTTCGAAGAGGGGGAGGACCGGATGCGCCTCAACATCCCGATCGCCCTGGCCCACTCGGCGCTGCGGCTCGTGCCCAGGTCGGCGGCCAGGCACCTCGAAGGGATCGATCTGAAGGAACTCCTGGCGCAGATCGAGTGGGGGGCGTACGGCAAGATCCTGGAAGTGCGCGACGAAGACGACACCGGCGTCGAGATCGTCGTCGAATGA
- a CDS encoding phage holin family protein, translating into MKGWVARWLINAVALLIVAGIIKGIDVHGVLAALLAAAVLGLVNAFIRPLFLLLTLPINLLTLGLFTLVVNALMLWLTAALVPGFSVAGLWSALWGSLLLSIVSAAIGWLIQDGA; encoded by the coding sequence ATGAAAGGCTGGGTGGCGCGCTGGCTCATCAACGCCGTGGCCCTTCTGATCGTGGCCGGCATCATCAAAGGTATCGACGTCCATGGGGTCCTGGCGGCGCTGCTGGCGGCAGCCGTGCTGGGGCTGGTCAACGCGTTCATCCGGCCCCTCTTCCTGCTCCTGACCCTGCCGATCAACCTCCTGACCCTGGGCCTGTTCACCCTGGTGGTCAATGCCCTCATGCTGTGGCTGACCGCCGCCCTGGTGCCGGGGTTCTCGGTGGCGGGGCTGTGGTCGGCCCTGTGGGGGAGTCTCCTGCTCAGCATCGTCAGCGCTGCCATCGGCTGGCTCATCCAGGACGGGGCCTGA
- a CDS encoding ABC transporter ATP-binding protein: MASVTLENVTKKFGNVVAVNKANLQIQDKEFVVLVGPSGCGKSTTLRMVAGLEEITEGNIFIGDNLVNDVPPKDRDIAMVFQNYALYPHMNVYDNMAFGLKLRKFPRAEIDKRVKEAARILGIENLLTRKPKELSGGQRQRVAVGRAIVREPKVFLMDEPLSNLDAKLRVQMRAELSKLHRRLEATIIYVTHDQTEAMTMGDRIVVMKDGLIQQVGAPLEVYEHPVNVFVAGFIGSPAMNFLEGVIRRDNGQYYIDAEPMKLPIPQEKAAQFRKIGEYIDKKVIFGIRPEDIDDTELMASPDPGSTVVATIDVVEPMGSESYLYATVGPHSFVARVDPRTAAKDGEPHRVTLNMKRVHLFDKETERAID; this comes from the coding sequence ATGGCGAGCGTCACGCTTGAAAACGTCACCAAGAAGTTCGGCAACGTGGTGGCCGTCAACAAGGCCAACCTCCAGATCCAGGACAAGGAGTTCGTGGTGCTGGTCGGCCCGTCGGGCTGCGGCAAGTCGACCACGCTGCGGATGGTGGCGGGCCTGGAGGAGATCACCGAGGGCAACATCTTCATCGGCGACAACCTGGTCAACGACGTCCCGCCCAAGGACCGGGACATCGCCATGGTCTTCCAGAACTACGCCCTCTACCCGCACATGAACGTCTACGACAACATGGCGTTCGGCCTCAAGCTGCGCAAGTTCCCCCGGGCCGAGATCGACAAGCGGGTGAAGGAGGCGGCCCGCATCCTGGGCATCGAAAACCTGCTCACCCGCAAGCCCAAGGAGCTCTCCGGCGGCCAGCGCCAGCGGGTGGCGGTCGGCCGGGCCATCGTCCGTGAGCCCAAGGTCTTCTTGATGGACGAGCCTCTGTCCAACCTCGACGCGAAGCTCCGCGTGCAGATGCGGGCCGAGCTCTCCAAGCTGCACCGGCGGCTCGAGGCGACCATCATCTACGTGACCCACGACCAGACCGAGGCCATGACCATGGGCGACCGCATCGTGGTCATGAAGGACGGGTTGATCCAGCAGGTCGGAGCCCCGCTCGAGGTGTACGAGCATCCGGTCAACGTGTTCGTGGCGGGGTTCATCGGCAGCCCTGCCATGAACTTCCTCGAGGGCGTCATCCGGCGCGACAACGGCCAGTACTACATCGACGCCGAACCCATGAAGCTGCCCATCCCCCAGGAGAAGGCGGCGCAGTTCCGCAAGATCGGCGAGTACATCGACAAGAAGGTCATCTTCGGCATCCGGCCGGAGGACATCGACGACACCGAGCTGATGGCGAGCCCCGACCCCGGTTCGACCGTGGTCGCCACCATCGACGTGGTCGAGCCGATGGGCTCGGAGTCGTACCTGTACGCGACCGTCGGGCCGCACTCGTTCGTGGCCCGGGTCGATCCCCGGACGGCTGCCAAAGACGGCGAGCCGCACCGGGTCACCCTCAACATGAAGCGGGTGCACCTGTTCGACAAGGAGACGGAGCGGGCCATCGACTGA
- a CDS encoding bifunctional phosphoglucose/phosphomannose isomerase — translation MAQSRAAGEAGGLTPAALEEIRQRLDDPAAVARLDPYGMLRLIDGLTEQIQAGYDIGRRAAADPPKGGWRSVVIAGMGGSAIGGDLVGAIAADFSPVPVAVARDYRIPAYVDGHTLFVASSYSGNTEETLAAQEQAQKAGARIVALTSGGRLGDLAAQKGWPTARLPSGLPPRAALGYSLFAAIGILEAAGLLPEMQAPVEQSIRAVEAVRQRCAMARSLKDNPAKQEALELVDRVPIVYGSSGIGASVAYRWKCQFNENSKHPAYWTSLPELDHNEVVGWEAPPPSAARLLRILMLEVGDESPRMERRFEATRRILEGRASSMVTLRGEGEGHLARALSVLHLGDYVTFYLAIAKGVDPTPVRFIDRLKAELATMR, via the coding sequence GTGGCGCAGAGCAGGGCTGCAGGAGAGGCAGGCGGCCTTACGCCGGCGGCCCTCGAGGAGATCCGGCAGCGGTTGGACGACCCGGCGGCGGTGGCGCGGCTCGATCCGTACGGGATGCTGCGCCTCATCGACGGCCTGACGGAGCAGATCCAGGCAGGCTACGACATCGGCCGCCGCGCGGCGGCCGATCCCCCCAAGGGCGGCTGGCGGTCCGTGGTGATCGCCGGCATGGGCGGTTCGGCCATCGGGGGCGATCTCGTCGGCGCGATCGCGGCCGACTTTTCGCCCGTGCCCGTGGCCGTCGCCAGGGACTACCGCATCCCGGCTTACGTCGACGGGCACACGCTGTTCGTCGCCTCCAGCTACTCCGGCAACACGGAGGAGACGCTGGCGGCCCAGGAGCAGGCGCAGAAGGCGGGCGCCCGCATCGTGGCGCTCACGAGCGGCGGGCGTCTGGGGGATCTGGCGGCGCAGAAGGGGTGGCCCACGGCCCGCCTCCCATCGGGGCTCCCGCCCCGGGCAGCCCTGGGCTACTCGCTGTTCGCGGCCATCGGGATCCTGGAGGCGGCCGGGCTGCTGCCCGAGATGCAGGCTCCCGTCGAACAGTCGATCCGGGCCGTCGAGGCGGTGCGGCAGCGGTGCGCCATGGCGCGTTCGTTGAAGGACAACCCGGCCAAGCAGGAAGCGCTGGAGCTGGTCGACCGGGTGCCCATCGTGTACGGCTCGAGCGGCATCGGCGCGTCGGTGGCGTACCGGTGGAAGTGCCAGTTCAACGAAAACAGCAAACACCCGGCCTACTGGACCAGCCTGCCCGAGCTCGACCACAACGAAGTGGTGGGCTGGGAGGCGCCGCCGCCGTCAGCGGCGAGGCTGCTTCGCATCCTCATGCTCGAGGTGGGCGACGAGTCGCCGCGGATGGAGCGGCGATTCGAGGCGACGAGGCGGATCCTGGAGGGGCGGGCCTCCAGCATGGTGACGCTGCGGGGCGAGGGCGAGGGGCATCTCGCCCGGGCCCTGTCGGTGTTGCACCTGGGAGACTACGTCACCTTCTACCTGGCCATCGCCAAGGGGGTGGACCCGACGCCGGTGCGCTTCATCGACCGCCTCAAGGCCGAGCTGGCCACCATGCGGTGA
- a CDS encoding ROK family protein, with protein MQTWVVGVDLGGTKIATGLVDDRGQVIERLEQLTRPEQGPQTVIERMTQSVGEVCRRAGVRPGAVEAVTVACPGPLDPASGVVIAAPNLGWRHVDVVGPMQAALGVPVYLENDANAAAFGEWWVGAGRGTRHFIYVTVSTGIGGGIIIDGAIYGGAHWAAGEIGHTVIVVENGPLCGCGRRGCLESVASGTGIARRAIEALEEAGWREGEAPEAADERPGARLVRLAAGRFAEIDARKVAEAARQGDPLAKEVLDRTWLYLGAGLANLANLFDPDAIAIGGGVSRIGEAMMEPLRRELRTRAVPGPAEGTRLVPALLGPNAGVVGAAAVALKKLGKLEGVESRAG; from the coding sequence ATGCAGACGTGGGTGGTGGGAGTGGACCTGGGGGGCACCAAGATCGCCACCGGGCTGGTGGACGACCGGGGCCAGGTGATCGAGCGCCTCGAGCAGCTGACCCGGCCGGAGCAGGGCCCTCAGACGGTCATCGAGCGGATGACGCAGTCGGTCGGGGAGGTGTGCCGGCGGGCTGGCGTGCGACCGGGCGCCGTGGAGGCAGTGACGGTGGCCTGCCCGGGCCCGCTGGATCCGGCCAGCGGCGTGGTCATCGCTGCACCCAATCTGGGCTGGCGGCACGTCGACGTGGTCGGCCCCATGCAGGCGGCGCTCGGCGTGCCGGTCTACCTGGAGAACGACGCCAACGCCGCCGCGTTCGGCGAGTGGTGGGTGGGAGCGGGCCGGGGCACCCGGCACTTCATCTACGTGACGGTCAGCACGGGCATCGGCGGCGGGATCATCATCGACGGCGCCATCTACGGCGGGGCCCACTGGGCGGCCGGGGAGATCGGCCACACGGTGATCGTCGTGGAAAACGGCCCGCTGTGCGGGTGCGGGCGGCGCGGGTGCCTCGAGTCGGTCGCCTCCGGCACCGGCATCGCCCGCCGGGCGATCGAGGCGCTGGAGGAGGCCGGATGGCGGGAGGGAGAGGCGCCCGAGGCGGCGGACGAGCGGCCGGGCGCGCGGCTCGTACGGCTGGCGGCCGGGCGCTTCGCCGAGATCGACGCCCGCAAGGTGGCCGAGGCGGCCCGGCAGGGCGATCCGCTCGCAAAGGAGGTGCTGGACCGCACCTGGCTTTACCTCGGGGCGGGCCTTGCCAATCTGGCCAACCTCTTCGACCCGGACGCCATCGCGATCGGGGGCGGCGTCTCCCGCATCGGCGAGGCCATGATGGAGCCGCTTCGCCGGGAGCTTCGCACCCGGGCGGTGCCGGGGCCGGCCGAGGGGACGCGCCTGGTGCCGGCGCTCCTGGGCCCCAACGCCGGCGTGGTGGGGGCGGCGGCGGTGGCCCTCAAGAAGCTCGGCAAGCTCGAGGGCGTGGAGAGCCGTGCCGGGTAG
- the pxpB gene encoding 5-oxoprolinase subunit PxpB, with amino-acid sequence MPGRRAGAAARGEEAAGFPRIRPAGDAAVTVEWGERIDPQTHAQVLRLWHALEEQPVPGMVEAVPTYRSVLVQWDPDRAERETVLAALDGAVSRARRRRLLEGRRVTIPVVYGDWYGPDLREVARHTGFSPGEVVRRHTEREYRVYMLGFMPGFAYLGGLDPALATPRRASPRLSVPAGSVAIGGEQTGIYALGGSPGGWQVIGRTWLELWDSAREPPALLQPGDRVRFEAVSEDQAPPEWVERARASGWEMESG; translated from the coding sequence GTGCCGGGTAGGCGGGCGGGCGCGGCGGCCCGGGGCGAGGAGGCCGCGGGTTTCCCCCGGATCCGGCCGGCGGGGGACGCAGCCGTCACGGTCGAGTGGGGCGAGCGGATCGACCCGCAGACCCACGCCCAGGTGCTGCGGCTGTGGCATGCCCTCGAGGAGCAGCCCGTGCCGGGGATGGTCGAGGCGGTGCCCACCTACCGCTCGGTCCTCGTGCAGTGGGATCCGGATCGGGCGGAGCGGGAGACGGTGCTCGCGGCCCTGGATGGGGCGGTGAGCCGGGCCCGGCGTCGCCGCCTCCTGGAGGGCCGCCGGGTGACCATCCCCGTGGTCTACGGCGACTGGTACGGGCCCGACCTGCGGGAGGTCGCCCGGCACACCGGGTTTTCGCCCGGCGAAGTGGTGCGGCGCCACACCGAGCGGGAATACCGGGTCTACATGCTGGGGTTCATGCCGGGCTTCGCCTACCTCGGCGGGCTCGACCCGGCCCTCGCCACACCCCGCCGGGCGTCGCCCCGGCTCTCGGTGCCCGCAGGCTCCGTGGCCATCGGCGGCGAGCAGACCGGCATCTATGCCCTGGGCGGTTCGCCGGGAGGATGGCAGGTCATCGGGCGCACCTGGCTGGAGCTGTGGGACAGCGCCCGGGAGCCGCCGGCGCTGCTGCAGCCGGGCGATCGGGTGCGGTTCGAGGCGGTCTCGGAGGACCAGGCTCCGCCGGAGTGGGTGGAGCGGGCCCGAGCGTCGGGTTGGGAGATGGAAAGCGGCTAA
- a CDS encoding 5-oxoprolinase subunit C family protein has protein sequence MAWLEVLHGGLMTTVQDAGRPGFARMGFAPAGAMDTEMLAAANVLVGNPPGAAALEVTLDGPVFTVHGEAILALAAVDGEWFVSGPEQPLPLWETVLARDGSLIAVGAVRAGARAYLAVAGGVDVPPVMGSRSTHVRARIGGLDGRPLSAGDRVPIGPSPRPCEELLGRRVPPELRPARRAGPIRVMLGPQDDAFTPRGLRTFLHSAFRVTARGDRMGVRLMGPPIEARRGYDIVSDATAPGSIQVSGDGQPIVLLAERPTTGGYPKIATVIGADLDAMGQVRPGQHVRFLSVDEAAARRAREERRRRLAEIEWALARQRPERGGAFVVSTDAAVYYVHREAG, from the coding sequence GTGGCCTGGCTGGAAGTGCTGCACGGGGGGCTGATGACCACCGTCCAGGATGCCGGGCGGCCCGGCTTTGCGAGGATGGGGTTTGCCCCCGCCGGTGCGATGGACACGGAGATGCTGGCGGCCGCCAACGTGCTGGTCGGCAATCCGCCCGGTGCGGCCGCCCTCGAGGTGACCCTGGACGGGCCGGTCTTCACCGTGCACGGCGAGGCGATCCTGGCCCTGGCCGCCGTGGACGGGGAGTGGTTCGTGAGCGGGCCGGAGCAGCCGCTTCCGCTCTGGGAGACGGTGCTCGCGCGAGACGGGAGCCTGATCGCAGTCGGCGCGGTGCGGGCGGGCGCGAGGGCGTACCTGGCGGTGGCGGGCGGCGTCGACGTGCCGCCTGTGATGGGAAGCCGCAGCACCCACGTGCGGGCCCGCATCGGCGGCCTGGACGGGCGACCGCTCTCCGCCGGGGACCGGGTGCCCATCGGGCCTTCCCCGCGGCCGTGCGAGGAGCTGCTCGGGAGGCGAGTGCCCCCGGAGCTCCGGCCGGCGCGCCGGGCAGGGCCCATCCGGGTGATGCTGGGGCCGCAGGACGACGCCTTCACGCCCCGGGGGCTGCGCACGTTTCTCCACAGCGCCTTCCGGGTGACGGCCCGGGGCGACCGCATGGGGGTGCGGCTGATGGGGCCTCCCATCGAAGCCCGCCGGGGGTACGATATCGTCTCGGATGCCACGGCTCCCGGCAGCATCCAGGTGAGCGGCGACGGGCAGCCCATCGTCCTGCTCGCCGAGCGCCCGACGACCGGGGGGTATCCCAAGATCGCGACGGTGATCGGCGCCGATCTCGACGCGATGGGGCAGGTGCGCCCGGGGCAACATGTAAGATTCCTGAGCGTGGACGAGGCCGCGGCGCGCCGGGCGCGGGAGGAGCGCCGGCGGCGCCTGGCCGAGATCGAGTGGGCGCTGGCGCGGCAGCGCCCCGAACGAGGCGGCGCCTTCGTGGTCTCCACGGACGCCGCCGTGTATTACGTCCATCGAGAGGCAGGTTGA
- a CDS encoding gamma-glutamyl-gamma-aminobutyrate hydrolase family protein, protein MESAGGQRPVIGISAGQLRSKDGTLRASLSRDYVRAVEMAGGLPVLIPVTDDPQLAAAYLDNLDALLLSGGGDVDPHRFGEDAMPELGEVDPERDALEVALAAGAMQRDMPLLGICRGIQVMNVAAGGTLYQDVRAQVPHALLHDQTAPRWFPCHEVRLEPDSLLRQIFQADTLRVNSFHHQAVRVVAPTFRVAAKAKDAVIEGVESREHGFCVGVQWHPECMVDRYPGQRLLFAALVRAARTYRERRASAGVVSGPAPVAGRVAMAARG, encoded by the coding sequence GTGGAGAGTGCCGGCGGGCAACGGCCCGTCATCGGGATTTCGGCGGGGCAGCTGCGCTCGAAGGACGGCACCTTGCGGGCGTCGCTCTCCCGCGACTACGTCCGGGCCGTAGAGATGGCCGGCGGGTTGCCGGTGCTGATCCCGGTGACCGACGACCCGCAGCTGGCGGCGGCTTACCTCGACAACCTCGACGCGTTGCTGCTCTCGGGCGGGGGCGACGTCGATCCCCACCGGTTCGGGGAGGATGCCATGCCGGAGCTCGGCGAGGTCGACCCCGAGCGAGACGCCCTGGAGGTCGCCCTGGCCGCCGGCGCGATGCAGCGCGACATGCCGCTGCTCGGCATCTGCCGCGGCATTCAGGTCATGAACGTCGCCGCCGGGGGCACGCTCTACCAGGACGTGAGAGCACAGGTGCCGCACGCGCTGCTGCACGACCAGACGGCGCCCCGGTGGTTCCCCTGCCACGAGGTGCGGCTGGAGCCCGACAGCCTGCTGCGCCAGATCTTCCAGGCCGACACGCTGCGCGTCAACAGCTTCCATCACCAGGCGGTGCGGGTGGTGGCGCCCACCTTCCGGGTGGCGGCCAAGGCGAAGGACGCCGTGATCGAGGGCGTGGAGAGCCGGGAGCACGGCTTTTGCGTTGGCGTGCAGTGGCACCCCGAGTGCATGGTGGATCGCTACCCCGGGCAGCGGCTGCTCTTTGCGGCGCTGGTACGGGCAGCCCGCACCTACCGCGAGCGGCGGGCCTCGGCCGGCGTGGTGTCCGGGCCGGCCCCCGTGGCCGGCAGGGTTGCGATGGCGGCGCGGGGGTAA
- the tsaE gene encoding tRNA (adenosine(37)-N6)-threonylcarbamoyltransferase complex ATPase subunit type 1 TsaE produces MQAWEGSSESAEATRRIGEALGRLARGGDVVALSGPLGAGKTTLVQGVARGLGLGAAAVVSPTFLYVREVKGGRLALYHVDAYRLVGRAGPGEAAGFLEELGLSHYLRSGGLTVIEWPEPILDALPADHLRISLDWVEDDPSGERRQVRVEAWGERHEALAARLAAELGWRPARAGAGGGQAGGRGDQAGERDGL; encoded by the coding sequence GTGCAGGCGTGGGAGGGCTCGAGCGAGAGCGCCGAAGCGACGCGCCGGATCGGCGAGGCGCTGGGGCGGCTGGCCCGGGGCGGCGACGTGGTGGCGCTATCGGGCCCGCTCGGGGCCGGCAAGACCACGCTCGTGCAGGGCGTCGCCCGGGGGCTCGGGCTCGGCGCGGCGGCGGTGGTGAGCCCGACGTTCCTCTACGTGCGGGAAGTGAAGGGCGGGCGGCTTGCCCTGTACCACGTCGACGCCTACCGCCTGGTGGGACGAGCCGGGCCCGGGGAGGCGGCCGGCTTCCTCGAGGAACTGGGTCTCTCCCACTACCTGCGCTCCGGCGGCCTCACGGTCATCGAGTGGCCGGAGCCCATCCTCGACGCCCTGCCGGCCGACCACCTGCGCATCTCCCTCGACTGGGTGGAGGACGACCCCTCGGGCGAACGACGCCAGGTGCGCGTGGAGGCGTGGGGCGAGCGGCACGAGGCGCTCGCTGCCCGACTGGCGGCCGAGCTGGGGTGGCGGCCGGCGCGGGCCGGAGCCGGCGGCGGGCAGGCCGGCGGCAGGGGCGACCAGGCGGGCGAACGCGATGGCCTTTGA
- the tsaB gene encoding tRNA (adenosine(37)-N6)-threonylcarbamoyltransferase complex dimerization subunit type 1 TsaB: MAFERILAIDTSGPAAGVALFARDGWWVQTWQGLGGRGEQLTGVIDRALAEAGFRGQDLDGIAVAAGPGSYTGLRVGLAVAKTLAWAWQRPLAGVDTLAAMALGALWAAPVVVAAIDARHGEVFGGVYGRGQEAPVEAWWGPRAAPVEELARALGEVADRRGLERAAAAGDGCLAHRDALVRLSPVEYVWVPEQESRIVQVVSVGILGRLQLETGRHDDPAALDARYLKATEAERRWLQKS, translated from the coding sequence ATGGCCTTTGAACGCATCCTCGCCATCGACACGTCCGGCCCGGCGGCCGGGGTGGCCCTTTTCGCCCGGGACGGCTGGTGGGTGCAGACCTGGCAGGGGCTCGGCGGGCGGGGTGAGCAGCTGACCGGGGTCATCGATCGGGCCCTTGCGGAGGCCGGCTTTCGCGGTCAGGATCTGGATGGGATCGCGGTGGCCGCCGGGCCCGGTTCGTACACGGGCTTGCGGGTCGGGCTGGCGGTGGCCAAGACGCTGGCGTGGGCGTGGCAGCGGCCCCTGGCGGGTGTCGACACCCTGGCGGCGATGGCGCTCGGCGCGCTCTGGGCGGCGCCCGTCGTCGTGGCGGCCATCGACGCCCGGCACGGTGAGGTCTTCGGCGGGGTGTACGGGCGCGGGCAGGAGGCCCCGGTGGAGGCGTGGTGGGGCCCGCGGGCGGCGCCCGTGGAGGAGCTGGCCCGGGCGCTTGGAGAGGTGGCGGATCGGCGGGGGCTGGAGCGGGCCGCGGCGGCCGGCGACGGTTGCCTTGCCCACCGCGACGCGCTGGTGCGGCTCTCGCCGGTGGAGTACGTCTGGGTGCCCGAGCAGGAGAGCCGCATCGTGCAGGTGGTGTCGGTGGGCATCCTGGGCCGCTTGCAGCTCGAGACGGGCCGGCACGACGACCCGGCCGCCCTGGATGCGCGGTACTTGAAGGCGACGGAGGCCGAGCGCCGATGGCTGCAGAAGAGCTGA
- the rimI gene encoding ribosomal protein S18-alanine N-acetyltransferase translates to MAAEELMHRGPLDVTVDPMRVRDLNDIMVIERLSFSTPWSKSAFLSELLENERAHYLVARADGRAVGYVGIWLVADEGHITNVAVHPEYRSRGVGRKLMEAITELARRKGARRLTLEVRKSNLRAQRLYESLGFQGVGLRKGYYRDNNEDAIIMWRELSEGTGPGA, encoded by the coding sequence ATGGCTGCAGAAGAGCTGATGCATCGAGGCCCCCTCGACGTGACCGTCGATCCCATGCGAGTGCGAGACCTCAACGACATCATGGTGATCGAGCGGCTCTCTTTCTCCACCCCGTGGTCCAAGAGCGCCTTCTTGTCGGAGCTCCTGGAAAACGAGCGCGCCCACTACCTGGTGGCCCGGGCCGACGGCAGGGCCGTGGGGTACGTGGGCATCTGGCTCGTGGCCGACGAGGGGCACATCACCAACGTGGCGGTGCATCCCGAGTACCGCAGCCGAGGCGTGGGGCGCAAGCTCATGGAGGCCATCACGGAGCTGGCCCGCCGCAAGGGCGCCCGCCGCCTCACCCTGGAGGTGCGCAAGTCCAACCTGCGGGCCCAGCGCCTGTACGAGTCGCTGGGCTTCCAGGGCGTGGGGCTTCGCAAGGGCTACTACCGGGACAACAACGAGGACGCCATCATCATGTGGCGGGAGCTCTCCGAGGGGACCGGCCCCGGCGCATGA